The Neorhizobium sp. NCHU2750 genome contains the following window.
CGGCCCGTGAAATCAAGACGCTCGTCACCGGCACCAAGGGGCAGGTCGATGCCGGCGTGCAGATGGTTCACCGCACCCAGACCGCGATCGGCAGCATTGTCGAGCAAGTCGGCGAGATCAATGATGCCATTTCGGGTGTCGCGCGCCGCACCGCCGAACAGGCGGACGGTCTCGGCCGCGTCACCCATGACATGGCCTCGCTCAGCCAAGACATGAGCGCCAATGCCAGCTTTGCCCGCAATTCGGGCGACAGCGCCGACGAACTCCACACCGTCATCCTGGAACTCGGACGCACCGTGCGCGAGTTCCGCATCGCCCGGCAGCGAAGCTTCGAAGACGGCTACGACGACCGCCGCCCGGCAGCCGTGGCTCATGAACGACACGACGCCCCGGCAGCGCTCGAGGCACAACCCTTTTACAAACTGCAAGGAAGACGCTGATGGCAGCACGCAAGGCAGCATCGGGAAGTCTGGCGCTCGCGCCGGTCCTCGACCTCAACGAAGCATCGGTGCTGCATGGCAAGTTGATGTCCATGCGCGGCAAGGGCATCGCCATCGATGCCTCCGCGGTGGAACGCGTCGGCGTGCAGTGCGCCCAGGTCCTCGTGGCCGGCGCCAGGGCATGGGCTGCCGACAAAAAGTCCTTTGAAATTGCGAAGTCATCCGACGCCTTCGCCAAGACGATGCAGCTGATTGGCATCGACGACGATAATTTGGTTGCTAAGGAGATCTAGCAATGAAGAAAAAAGTACTGACCGTGGACGATTCACGGACGATCCGGAACATGCTTCTGGTCACCCTCAACAATGCCGGTTTCGAGACCATTCAGGCCGAAGACGGCGTTGAAGGCCTCGAGGTTCTCGAAGGCTGCGAGCCCGATGTCATCGTCACCGACATCAACATGCCGCGCCTCGACGGCTTCGGCTTCATCGAAGGCGTTCGCCGCAACGAGAAGTACCGCGCCATCCCGATCCTGGTCCTGACCACCGAGAGCGATGCCGAGAAGAAGAACCGTGCGCGCCAGGCCGGTGCGACCGGCTGGATCGTCAAGCCTTTCGACCCTGCCAAACTCATTGATGCGATCGAGCGTGTAACCGCCTGAACCGGGAATTCTTCCGATGGATATGAACGAAATCAAAGAGATCTTCTTTCAGGAATGCGAAGAGCAGCTCGCTGAACTGGAATCTGGTCTTCTCAAGCTGAACGACGGGGATCGCGACCCCGAGACGGTCAATGCCGTGTTTCGCGCCGTTCATTCCATCAAGGGCGGCGCCGGCGCTTTCGGCCTGGAAGAGCTGGTCGCCTTTGCCCACGTCTTCGAGACGACGCTGGATTGCGTGCGCTCCAATAAGCTGGAGCCGAACCAGGACGTTCTCAAGGTCATGCTCAAATCTGCCGACGTGCTGGCCGACCTTGTCACCTGCTCGCGGGATGGCGGCAGCGTCGAGGAAAGCCGCACGCGCACGCTGGTGAAGGAACTGGAGGCCTTGGCCAATGGTGAAGCCCCGCCGGCAGCCGAAGCGCCGAAGGCTGCCAAGCCCGCTGCCGCCGCGGCACCTGCGCCGAAGCCGACCGACGACAGCGGTTTCCAGCCGATCCCCTTCACCTTCGACGATTTCGGCGGAGAGGAAGAGACCGAAGAGCAGTTCACCTACGACGTCACCTTCAAGCCCGCGCGCGAGCTTTATGCCAAGGGCAACGAGGCGGCGCTCCTGCTCAGGGATCTCTCCCGTCTCGGCGAGATGAGCATCGCCTGCAACATGGACCAGCTGCCTGCGCTGGAAAGCATGGATCCTGAAGCATCCTATTTCGGTTGGAAGATCTCGATCACCACGCCGAAATCAGAGGATGAGGTCCGCGCCGTCTTCGAATTCGCCGAATGGGATTGCGAGCTGGAAATTAAGCCGGCCGAAGCCTCCGAGGCCGAAGAGCTGCCGATGATCCCCGTACCTTTCGATCTTTCCGCGCTCGACGATGAGCCGGCGGAAGTGGTCGAGACGCAGCCGGAAGCGGTTGCAGCCGCAACCGCAGAGACAGCAGCCAACGTGACCAAGGCCGTCCATGCCGCGGTCGAAAAGAAGGAAAGCGCTGCCGCCGCTGCAGCTGCCGCCCAGAACAACGCCGCTGCCGCCGCATCCTCGGCCGGCCAGACGATCCGCGTCGATCTCGATCGCGTCGACCGCCTGATCAACCTTGTCGGCGAGCTTGTCATCAACCAGGCAATGCTCTCCCAGAGCGTCGTCGAAAACGACACGAACGGTACTTCGTCCATTAACATGGGTCTCGAAGAGCTGCAGCAGCTCACCCGCGAGATCCAGGACTCGGTCATGGCGATCCGCGCTCAGCCGGTCAAGCCGGTCTTCCAGCGCATGTCGCGTATCGTCCGCGAAGTGGCCGACATGGTCGGCAAGCAGATCCGCCTTGTCACCGAAGGTGAAAACACCGAAGTCGATAAGACGGTCATCGACAAGATCGCCGAACCGCTGACCCACATGATCCGCAATGCCGTCGACCACGGCATCGAGAGCCCGGAAAAGCGCGTAGCCGCCGGCAAGGATCCGGAAGGCACGATCAAGCTTTCCGCAAAGCATCGGTCCGGCCGTATCCTGATCGAACTGCAGGACGATGGCGGCGGCATCAACCGCGAACGCGTCAAGCAGAAGGCGATCGACAACGACCTGATCAGCCCGGATGCCAATCTGTCCGACGAAGAGATCGACAACCTGATCTTTGCACCGGGCTTCTCCACCGCCGACAAGATCTCCGACATTTCCGGCCGCGGCGTCGGCATGGACGTCGTCAAGCGGTCCATCCAGGCACTCGGCGGTCGTATCTCGATCTCCTCGCGTCCGGGTCTCGGCTCGACCTTCACCATGAGCCTGCCGCTGACGCTCGCCGTTCTCGACGGCATGGTCGTCACCGTTGCCGGCCAGACGCTGGTCGTGCCGCTGACGGCGATCGTCGAAACCTTGCAGCCGGAAGCATCCTCCATCCATTCCTTCGGCGCGAACCAGCGGCTCATCTCGATCCGCAACTCGTTCTGCCCGCTGGTCGATGTCGGCCGCATCCTGAATTTCCGCGCCAACCAGGCCAACCCGGTCGAAGGCGTCGCACTGCTGGTCGAGTCCGAGGGTGGTGGTCAGCGCGCGCTGATGGTCGATGCCATCCAGGGCCAGCGCCAGGTCGTCATCAAGTCGCTCGAGGCGAACTACACGCATGTCCCGGGTATCGCCGCGGCAACCATTCTCGGTGATGGACGCGTGGCTCTCATTCTCGATGTCGACGCCGTCGTGGGTGCCTCGCGCGGCCAGTCGCTGAAACCTGAAATGTCGCTGGCAGCAGCAGGATAACGGGATCGATGACCGTCTCTTATGCCGTAAAATCTCTTTCGCAGGGGTTCCGGGAGCTGATTGCCTTCCGGATCGGCGACCAGGAATTTTGCGTCAACGTCATGTCCGTCCGCGAAATCCGCGGATGGACCCAGGCGACCCCGATGCCGCACGCGCCATCATACGTGATGGGTGTGATCAACTTGCGCGGCGCGGTACTGCCTATCGTCGACATGTCTGCCCGGCTGGGCATGAAGGAAGCGGAACCGACGGCTCGCCACGTGATCATCGTCGCTCAGGTGAAGAGCAAGACGGTCGGTCTTTTGGTCGAGGCCGTTTCCGATATCCTTACGATTACCGACGATACTATCCAGCCTGTGCCGGAAATATCCTCCGATCTGGAAAAACAGTACGCGAGAGGGATCCTGGCCATCGACAAGCGGATGATCTGCCTGATCGAACTGGAAGCCCTGTTCCCCGAAAAAGCTCACGACAAGGAAAGTGAAGCTGCATGATGCCGTTGGGCGCGATTGATAGCCGGCAGTCCCCGGATGAGGTTCTGGCAAGCGGAGAATATCCGCTGACCCGCCGCGACCTCGCCGATATCGCTGCGATGATCTATGCGGATGCCGGAATCTATCTGAACGATTCCAAGGCCTCGCTCGTCTATTCGCGCCTGTCGAAGCATATTCGCAATCTCGGCCTGCGCGGCTTCCGCGAATACTGCACGCTTGTGGCTTCGCCTGAAGGTGCCCCGGTTCGGCGTGAGATGCTCTCGCATCTGACCACCAATTTCACCCGCTTCTTCCGCGAAAACCACCATTTCGAACATCTTCGCGACGAGGTTCTGCCGGGGCTCATCAACCGCGCCAAGTCTGGCGGCAGGGTTCGCATCTGGTCGGCCGCCTGCTCCGACGGGCAGGAACCCTATTCGATTGCGCTGACGGTGATGAGCCTCTTGCCGAATGCCGCCGATTACGATTTCCGCATTCTGGCCACCGACATCGATCCGAAGATCCTCGCCATCGCTCGTGCCGGTGCCTACGAGGAAGGAGCGCTCGAAAGCGTTTCGCCTGCCATGCGCAAGCAATGGTTCCGCGATGTCGACGTCAACGGTCGCCGCAAGTGCCAGATCGATGACCGGGTCAAGAAGCTGATCACCTTCAACGAGCTGAACCTGATGGCCCAATGGCCGTTCAAGGGCGGCTTCGACGTCATTTTCTGCCGTAACGTCGTGATCTATTTCGACGAGCCGACCCAGATGAAGATCTGGTCGCGTTTCGCTTCTCTGCTGCCGGAAGGCGGCCACCTCTATATCGGTCATTCCGAGCGCGTGTCGGGCGATGCCAAGCATCTCTTCGACAATATCGGCATCACCACCTATCGCTATATCGGCAAGCATGGAGGTCACCGCCCATGAGCGCCCCCGCACGCGTTCTCGTCGTCGATGACAGCCCCACGATGCGAGGCCTGATCACGGCCGTCCTCAACTCTGATCCGGATGTTGATGTTGTCGGCCAGGCCGGCGATGCGATGGAGGCCCGCGCCGCCATCAAGCAGCTCAATCCCGACGTCGTGACGCTGGACATCGAGATGCCCAACATGAACGGGCTGGAATTTCTCGAAAAGATCATGCGGCTGCGGCCGATGCCGGTCATCATGGTCTCGACCATGACCCATCACGGCGCCAATGCGACGCTCGCAGCGCTTGAGATCGGCGCCTTCGATTGCGTCGGCAAGCCGGCACCGGGGGATCGGCGCCCGTTCATGGATCTCGCCGAGAAGGTCAAGGCAGCGGCCCGTTCCGGCCGCAAATGGGCAACTGCGCCGACGCCAGCTCAGGTCGCTCCGCCACCATCGGTTCATGATTATCGCGTCGGTCGCAAGATTGTCGCCATCGGATCGTCGACCGGAGGCGTCGAGGCGTTGATCGCAGTGTTGCAGAAATTCCCGCAAAACTGCCCGCCGACGGTAATCACTCAACATATGCCTCCGACGTTTACCAAAAGTTTTGCTGAACGTCTTAATCGTATCTGCGCCCCTGTTGTGGAAGAAGCGACCGATGGCGCGCGTCTGGAGATCGGCAAGATCTACCTCGCGCCCGGTGGCGAACGTCACATGCAGGTGGCAAACCCGTCAGCGCCATGCTGCCGGCTGATTGAAAAGGACCCCGTCAACGGCCACCGGCCGTCGGTCGATGTGCTTTTCAACTCGGTCGCGGAATTGGCCGGCCGCAATGCGGTCGGTGTGATTTTGACTGGCATGGGGCGCGATGGGGCCTCCGGACTTCTGAAAATGCGCAGCGCTGGCGCCCGCACGATCGGACAGAACGAGAAGACCTGTGTTGTCTATGGGATGCCGAGGGTTGCCTATGAATTGGGGGCCGTCGAGCAACAACTTCCCTTGGGCTCCATTGGAGAAGAAGTTTTGAAATTAACTGCCGCCCGAAAAGAAGGTACCGAATAAATGTCTCTCGCTGAAAAAATCAAAGTTCTGATTGTCGACGATCAGGTCACCAGCCGTCTTCTGCTCAGCGATGCCCTGACACAGCTCGGCTTCAAGCAGATCACTTCGGCAGGTGATGGTGTGCAAGGCATGAAGATCATGTCCGAACAGCCCCACCACCTGGTCATCTCCGACTTCAACATGCCCAACATGGATGGCATCGGCTTCCTCCAAGCTGTGCGTTCCAACCCGACGACCAAGAAGGCAGCCTTCATCATCCTGACCGCGCAGGGCGACCGCGCGCTGGTTCAGAAGGCGGCCCAGCTTGGTGCCAACAACGTTCTGGCCAAGCCATTCACCATCGAAAAGATGAAGGCAGCCATCGAGGCTGTATTCGGAGCCCTTAAATGAGTGATGCCATCGCGGGCAGGCGCGTCCATATCATCCAGGGAGAGTACAAGGTCATCGACGACCCTGACGTCGTCCTGTCGACGATACTTGGCTCGTGCGTGGCCGCATGTCTTCGCGATCCCGTCGCCGGTGTCGGCGGGATGAACCATTTCCTGTTGCCAGGCTCGGGCGGGGCCATGGCATCGGGAGGTGACGCGACGCGCTACGGCGTGCATCTGATGGAACTGTTGATCAACGGTCTCCTGAAGAAGGGCGCCCGCCGCGACCGGCTCGAAGCCAAGGTCTTCGGCGGCGCAAAGACCATCGCCAGCTTCTCCAATGTGGGTGAGCAGAACGCGGCCTTTGCCATGCAGTTTCTGAGAGATGAAGGCATCCAGGTGGTCGGTTCGTCCACCGGGGGGGAGCACGGCCGCAAACTGGAATACTGGCCGGTCAATGGCCGGGCCCGGCAATATCCTCTCACCGGCGCCGAAACCCAGAGAACGGTCGCGCTCGAGCAGCGCCCGATACGTACACCACAGAAGCCGGTCGACAACTCGATCGAGTTCTTCTGATTTTCATTTTCAGCGATTTTCGGGGACTTGCATGAACG
Protein-coding sequences here:
- a CDS encoding response regulator is translated as MSLAEKIKVLIVDDQVTSRLLLSDALTQLGFKQITSAGDGVQGMKIMSEQPHHLVISDFNMPNMDGIGFLQAVRSNPTTKKAAFIILTAQGDRALVQKAAQLGANNVLAKPFTIEKMKAAIEAVFGALK
- the cheD gene encoding chemoreceptor glutamine deamidase CheD, whose amino-acid sequence is MSDAIAGRRVHIIQGEYKVIDDPDVVLSTILGSCVAACLRDPVAGVGGMNHFLLPGSGGAMASGGDATRYGVHLMELLINGLLKKGARRDRLEAKVFGGAKTIASFSNVGEQNAAFAMQFLRDEGIQVVGSSTGGEHGRKLEYWPVNGRARQYPLTGAETQRTVALEQRPIRTPQKPVDNSIEFF
- a CDS encoding chemotaxis protein CheA yields the protein MDMNEIKEIFFQECEEQLAELESGLLKLNDGDRDPETVNAVFRAVHSIKGGAGAFGLEELVAFAHVFETTLDCVRSNKLEPNQDVLKVMLKSADVLADLVTCSRDGGSVEESRTRTLVKELEALANGEAPPAAEAPKAAKPAAAAAPAPKPTDDSGFQPIPFTFDDFGGEEETEEQFTYDVTFKPARELYAKGNEAALLLRDLSRLGEMSIACNMDQLPALESMDPEASYFGWKISITTPKSEDEVRAVFEFAEWDCELEIKPAEASEAEELPMIPVPFDLSALDDEPAEVVETQPEAVAAATAETAANVTKAVHAAVEKKESAAAAAAAAQNNAAAAASSAGQTIRVDLDRVDRLINLVGELVINQAMLSQSVVENDTNGTSSINMGLEELQQLTREIQDSVMAIRAQPVKPVFQRMSRIVREVADMVGKQIRLVTEGENTEVDKTVIDKIAEPLTHMIRNAVDHGIESPEKRVAAGKDPEGTIKLSAKHRSGRILIELQDDGGGINRERVKQKAIDNDLISPDANLSDEEIDNLIFAPGFSTADKISDISGRGVGMDVVKRSIQALGGRISISSRPGLGSTFTMSLPLTLAVLDGMVVTVAGQTLVVPLTAIVETLQPEASSIHSFGANQRLISIRNSFCPLVDVGRILNFRANQANPVEGVALLVESEGGGQRALMVDAIQGQRQVVIKSLEANYTHVPGIAAATILGDGRVALILDVDAVVGASRGQSLKPEMSLAAAG
- the cheR gene encoding protein-glutamate O-methyltransferase CheR, which translates into the protein MMPLGAIDSRQSPDEVLASGEYPLTRRDLADIAAMIYADAGIYLNDSKASLVYSRLSKHIRNLGLRGFREYCTLVASPEGAPVRREMLSHLTTNFTRFFRENHHFEHLRDEVLPGLINRAKSGGRVRIWSAACSDGQEPYSIALTVMSLLPNAADYDFRILATDIDPKILAIARAGAYEEGALESVSPAMRKQWFRDVDVNGRRKCQIDDRVKKLITFNELNLMAQWPFKGGFDVIFCRNVVIYFDEPTQMKIWSRFASLLPEGGHLYIGHSERVSGDAKHLFDNIGITTYRYIGKHGGHRP
- the cheY1 gene encoding chemotaxis response regulator CheY1 — translated: MKKKVLTVDDSRTIRNMLLVTLNNAGFETIQAEDGVEGLEVLEGCEPDVIVTDINMPRLDGFGFIEGVRRNEKYRAIPILVLTTESDAEKKNRARQAGATGWIVKPFDPAKLIDAIERVTA
- a CDS encoding chemotaxis protein CheW → MTVSYAVKSLSQGFRELIAFRIGDQEFCVNVMSVREIRGWTQATPMPHAPSYVMGVINLRGAVLPIVDMSARLGMKEAEPTARHVIIVAQVKSKTVGLLVEAVSDILTITDDTIQPVPEISSDLEKQYARGILAIDKRMICLIELEALFPEKAHDKESEAA
- a CDS encoding STAS domain-containing protein; amino-acid sequence: MAARKAASGSLALAPVLDLNEASVLHGKLMSMRGKGIAIDASAVERVGVQCAQVLVAGARAWAADKKSFEIAKSSDAFAKTMQLIGIDDDNLVAKEI
- the cheB gene encoding protein-glutamate O-methylesterase CheB, with product MSAPARVLVVDDSPTMRGLITAVLNSDPDVDVVGQAGDAMEARAAIKQLNPDVVTLDIEMPNMNGLEFLEKIMRLRPMPVIMVSTMTHHGANATLAALEIGAFDCVGKPAPGDRRPFMDLAEKVKAAARSGRKWATAPTPAQVAPPPSVHDYRVGRKIVAIGSSTGGVEALIAVLQKFPQNCPPTVITQHMPPTFTKSFAERLNRICAPVVEEATDGARLEIGKIYLAPGGERHMQVANPSAPCCRLIEKDPVNGHRPSVDVLFNSVAELAGRNAVGVILTGMGRDGASGLLKMRSAGARTIGQNEKTCVVYGMPRVAYELGAVEQQLPLGSIGEEVLKLTAARKEGTE